A single window of Nicotiana sylvestris chromosome 5, ASM39365v2, whole genome shotgun sequence DNA harbors:
- the LOC138869420 gene encoding uncharacterized protein, producing MVVTTRSSRGGVASTSNARKVVSDNVLVQDADEPSTVPKAKAPLPRPPPPYPQRLSKQNNENQFKKFIEMMKSLSINVPLVEALEQMPGYAKFIKDLVTKKRSINCETIKMTHQVSVIAYSMSQKLEDPDAFTIPCTIGSADFAKTLCDLGASINLMPYSVFKTLGIGQPRPTSMRLQMADKTMKRPLGDH from the exons AACGCAAGAAAGGTTGTGAGTGATAATGTGTTGGTACAAGATGCTGATGAGCCAAGCA CAGTGCCCAAAgctaaggctcctttgccaaggcctcctccaccataCCCACAAAGgctttcaaaacaaaacaatgagaaccagttcaagaaatttattgagatgatgaaaagtttgtccataaatgtgcctttggtggaagctctagaacaaatgccAGGATATGCCAAGTTTATTAAAGACTTGGTAACCAAGAAGAGATCCATTAATTGTGAAACGATCAAGATGACGCATCAAGTGAGTGTCATTGCATACTCCATGTCCCAAAAGCTAGAGGACCCCGATGCTTTTACAATCCCGTGCACTATTGGTAGTGCCGATTTCGCCAAAACTTTGTGCGACTTGGGGGCAAGCATTAACTTGATGCCATATTCTGTGTTTAAGACATtggggattgggcaaccaaggcccacttccatgaggttacaaatggcggacaaaacaatgaagagaccattgggggATCATTGA